One segment of Ziziphus jujuba cultivar Dongzao chromosome 12, ASM3175591v1 DNA contains the following:
- the LOC107428800 gene encoding protein NRT1/ PTR FAMILY 2.13: MEEENTGKCSRLSFWSFSCCTKQKSSSSSTTEDDSLQKALVENHDGDSSSSATTTASTKPGWKAVPYILGNEAIQRLATFGLTANFMVYLVREFHMDQVEAANILNIWNGASNLLPLLGAFLADAYLGKYLTILLASFAALPGMVIITLTASVPQLRPPICNPKPEQQDQCVGYTKSQLWLLLIGLYWLAIGTGGVRPCTIPFGIDQFDTATAEGRKGTTRFYNCVYTIYTLTFLMGQTVVVYIQNSISWALGFALPTILMVCSILLFSAGSKFYVYEKPEGSLFSVILRVFFAACNKRHHDVRSNAKFYDPSLNEIDVEKLPLSTQFRFFNKAALIEDNNDHQYLKLDNESRPNPWRLCSIQQVEEVKCLVKIIPIWASGIICFLSMTTQGTFTVSQAMKMDLHLGPKFEIPPGSLSVITYITIAAWLPLYDSVLLPTIRKITKHEEGITTLQRIGIGNVCSILCMVVAGLVEGERRALAISNSRPGGIASMSVMWLAPQLIFLGLYEVFSVVGQIEFYNNEFPHSMRSIGNSLLYVSIAGANYLTSLLVDIVHKTTGKHGRLDWLTNDINEGRLDYFYFLIAGLGALNFVYLLFCTRGYRYKTTVKVDIEKA, encoded by the exons ATGGAGGAAGAAAACACAGGAAAATGTTCTAGACTCTCTTTCTGGTCATTTTCCTGTTGCACCAAACAGAAATCAAGCAGTAGTAGTACTACTGAAGACGATTCTTTACAGAAAGCATTGGTGGAAAACCATGACGGTGATTCATCATCATCTGCCACCACCACCGCCTCAACCAAGCCTGGTTGGAAGGCCGTGCCTTACATCTTAG GAAATGAAGCGATACAGAGATTGGCAACGTTTGGGTTGACGGCGAATTTTATGGTGTATTTGGTGAGGGAGTTTCATATGGATCAAGTGGAGGCAGCAAATATTCTCAACATCTGGAATGGTGCTAGCAACCTTTTACCTTTGCTTGGAGCCTTCCTTGCCGATGCCTATCTTGGCAAATATCTTACCATTCTTTTGGCTTCTTTTGCAGCTCTTCCG GGAATGGTAATAATCACTCTAACAGCATCAGTGCCACAACTTAGACCGCCAATATGCAACCCTAAACCGGAACAACAAGATCAATGCGTTGGCTACACAAAATCCCAACTTTGGCTCTTGCTTATTGGCCTATATTGGTTAGCAATAGGGACTGGTGGAGTAAGGCCCTGTACTATTCCCTTTGGAATTGATCAATTTGACACTGCCACTGCCGAAGGAAGGAAAGGAACAACCCGTTTTTATAATTGTGTCTACACCATTTACACTCTCACCTTCTTAATGGGTCAAACCGTCGTCGTTTATATCCAAAACTCCATTAGCTGGGCTTTAGGTTTCGCGTTACCTACTATCCTTATGGTCTGCTCTATTCTATTGTTTTCAGCTGGATCCAAATTTTACGTGTATGAAAAGCCTGAGGGAAGCCTATTCTCTGTGATTCTTCGAGTTTTTTTTGCAGCTTGTAATAAACGCCACCACGACGTTCGAAGCAATGCCAAATTCTATGATCCTTCTCTCAACGAAATTGATGTGGAAAAACTGCCACTCTCCACACAATTCAG GTTTTTTAACAAAGCTGCTTTAATAGAGGACAATAATGATCATCAATATCTAAAACTCGACAATGAATCGCGTCCAAATCCATGGAGGCTGTGTAGCATCCAGCAAGTTGAAGAAGTGAAATGCTTGGTAAAAATTATCCCAATATGGGCCTCAGGTATAATCTGCTTCCTCTCCATGACAACACAAGGAACATTTACAGTATCACAAGCCATGAAAATGGACCTTCACCTAGGACCCAAGTTTGAAATCCCACCAGGCTCACTCAGTGTAATAACATACATAACAATAGCTGCATGGCTTCCATTATATGACAGCGTATTACTACCCACCATTAGAAAAATAACCAAACATGAAGAAGGAATCACAACTCTCCAAAGAATAGGAATTGGAAATGTTTGCTCTATTCTATGCATGGTGGTGGCTGGTTTGGTGGAGGGAGAGAGGAGGGCTCTAGCCATATCGAATTCTCGGCCCGGTGGCATTGCATCGATGTCGGTCATGTGGCTGGCACCTCAACTTATCTTCTTGGGATTATACGAAGTTTTCAGTGTAGTTGGACAGATTGAGTTTTACAACAATGAATTTCCTCATAGCATGAGAAGCATCGGGAATTCTCTACTCTATGTAAGCATTGCTGGGGCAAACTATTTGACCAGTTTGCTAGTGGATATTGTGCACAAAACAACGGGAAAGCATGGTCGACTTGACTGGTTGACAAATGATATAAATGAAGGAAGACTGGATTATTTTTACTTCCTAATTGCTGGACTTGGTGCTCTGAATTTTGTCTACCTTTTGTTCTGTACGCGTGGATATCGATACAAGACCACTGTGAAAGTTGACATAGAAAAGGCTTAA
- the LOC112493084 gene encoding uncharacterized protein LOC112493084 — MDVHRKDLKFKVDDQVFLKLSPWKGIVRFGKRGKLSHHYIGPYEIIYGIGLMAYKLNLTKDISQVHDVLHISRIHTYISDPSLVLEILKIELRDDLSYEEQRMQILSKKEKKLRNKTIPLVKALWKNHLVEDVTWE; from the coding sequence ATGGATGTGCATAGAAAGGATCTTAAGTTCAAAGTTGATGATCAAGTATTCCTGAAGCTCTCTCCTTGGAAGGGCATAGTACGCTTTGGAAAGCGAGGGAAGTTAAGTCATCACTATATTGGACCATATGAAATAATTTATGGGATAGGTCTAATGGCTTACAAGTTAAACTTAACGAAGGATATTTCTCAAGTCCATGATGTACTCCACATTTCTAGGATCCACACGTATATCTCAGACCCATCACTTGTGTTGGAGATACTAAAGATTGAGTTGAGGGATGACTTATCCTATGAGGAGCAGCGAATGCAGATTCTgagtaaaaaagagaaaaagcttcGCAATAAGACCATACCCTTAGTGAAGGCTCTTTGGAAAAATCACCTAGTCGAGGACGTGACTTGGGAATAG